One stretch of Armigeres subalbatus isolate Guangzhou_Male chromosome 2, GZ_Asu_2, whole genome shotgun sequence DNA includes these proteins:
- the LOC134210524 gene encoding uncharacterized protein LOC134210524 has product MPSTFTMEQLVLRRSAVEGKLKRSTTRVSKLKTDTVSIDELNAELDNLHLLWQDFRDLQISIIGLCEDAEAIENHLDSEAELEKRYISLKATITQFIRVTANRDNLPGSSPGVSNSVASPESNATLVPPELHLPKGILPTFSGDYGEWNSFYDLFVSSVHNNPRLTNAQRLFYLKTYTTGRAAALLKYIKVEDNAYAGALDILKKRFDRKDLIVNHHIQRFCEIPSTVILSVNGLGKLNETAEDVKRALQAIEREDRDCWLIYLLLAKVDSETRQQWSDKIASKQTPPKLEEFLEFLEQRTYSLETAQTPTSKPTLKHSAKPQPRSSSFVSTHEEPKTPTKCSVCNEGPHRLYYCKRFQEIPVAERIRLVNQLGLCKNCLCASHGKNPCTAGDCRKCKKRHHTLLHEGPPLVSIPPQGSQLSFGVTSQLSYNDCFTSVFLATAVVVLVDANGQQIPARALLDSASQANFVTANLLKKLGLKTHRINLPLKGISGLMTKITEAVRTVGGRKVQYSGDIDLLIGASVFYDLLRSERVSLGPSKPIIQETALGWVVAGFFESTISAQKGPMCFVSSIDSEEPSLSKLVAKFWEIEDFKPSKHLTKEEKFCEEHYTQTTVRDATGRYVVKLPSY; this is encoded by the exons ATGCCTTCGACATTCACCATGGAACAGCTAGTGCTGCGACGCTCCGCAGTGGAAGGAAAGTTGAAGCGGTCCACGACACGAGTGAGCAAGCTCAAAACGGACACGGTTTCCATCGACGAACTCAACGCTGAGCTCGATAACTTGCATCTTCTTTGGCAAGACTTTCGAGACCTGCAAATTTCCATTATCGGCCTCTGTGAGGATGCCGAGGCCATCGAAAACCACCTGGATTCTGAAGCCGAGCTCGAAAAGCGGTATATCTCGCTAAAAGCCACCATCACGCAGTTTATACGAGTGACCGCTAATCGAGACAATCTGCCGGGATCATCGCCAGGAGTTTCAAATTCGGTTGCCAGCCCGGAATCGAATGCTACGCTAGTTCCCCCCGAGCTACAccttccgaagggaatcctccctACCTTTTCGGGAGACTACGGAGAGTGGAATTCCTTCTACGACCTGTTCGTCAGCTCCGTGCACAACAATCCGCGACTGACGAACGCACAAAGGCTGTTCTACCTGAAAACGTACACTACGGGAAGAGCAGCCGCCCTCTTGAAGTACATCAAGGTCGAAGATAATGCCTACGCCGGAGCCTTGGACATTCTGAAAAAGCGCTTCGATCGGAAAGACCTGATCGTTAATCATCATATTCAACGGTTCTGCGAAATTCCGAGCACCGTTATTCTTTCGGTGAACGGCCTGGGCAAACTTAACGAAACGGCTGAAGACGTCAAGCGGGCGTTGCAAGCGATTGAACGTGAAGATCGAGACTGCTGGTTAATTTACCTTCTCTTGGCTAAGGTAGATTCCGAAACCCGACAGCAGTGGTCGGATAAGATCGCTTCAAAGCAGACGCCTCCTaagctggaggaatttctggagtttcTCGAGCAACGAACCTATTCGTTGGAAACGGCTCAAACTCCGACCTCAAAGCCAACGCTGAAGCATTCCGCTAAGCCGCAACCGCGGAGCTCAAGCTTCGTCAGCACCCACGAAGAACCGAAGACTCCCACAAAGTGCTCCGTCTGCAACGAAGGCCCGCACAGGTTATACTATTGCAAACGTTTCCAAGAAATCCCGGTTGCTGAACGGATTCGTTTGGTCAACCAGCTAGGCCTGTGCAAGAATTGCCTCTGTGCGTCCCACGGCAAAAATCCCTGCACTGCTGGAGACTGCCGTAAGTGCAAGAAACGACATCACACTCTTCTCCATGAAGGACCGCCGCTAGTATCTATCCCGCCACAGGGCAGTCAGCTCTCATTCGGAGTCACCAGTCAACTCTCGTACAACGATTGTTTTACCTCAGTATTTCTCGCCACCGCCGTTGTCGTTCTTGTCGACGCAAATGGTCAACAGATCCCCGCCCGTGCTCTATTAGATTCTGCGTCGCAAGCAAACTTCGTCACGGCAAATCTCTTGAAGAAGCTGGGGTTGAAGACACACAGAATAAACTTGCcgcttaaaggaatttccggattaaTGACCAAGATTACCGAAGCCGTCAGG ACCGTTGGCGGACGAAAGGTTCAATATTCCGGCGATATCGATTTGCTGATTGGAGCCAGCGTTTTCTACGACCTGCTTCGATCGGAACGCGTGTCACTAGGACCAAGCAAGCCAATCATTCAAGAGACCGCCCTAGGTTGGGTGGTAGCCGGATTCTTCGAGTCAACCATCTCCGCTCAGAAGGGACCAATGTGCTTTGTGTCCAGCATCGACTCTGAAGAACCATCGCTAAGCAAATTAGTCGCAAAATTCTGGGAGATCGAAGATTTCAAACCAAGCAAGCACCTGACGAAAGAGGAGAAGTTTTGCGAGGAACACTACACCCAAACTACAGTCCGTGATGCAACTGGACGCTATGTGGTGAAGCTTCCTTCGTACTAA